One part of the Rutidosis leptorrhynchoides isolate AG116_Rl617_1_P2 chromosome 1, CSIRO_AGI_Rlap_v1, whole genome shotgun sequence genome encodes these proteins:
- the LOC139886491 gene encoding aquaporin PIP1-2-like, producing MEGKEEDVKLGANKFSERQPIGTSAQTDSKDYKEPPPAPLFEPGELSSWSFYRAGIAEFIATFLFLYISVLTVMGVAKSPTKCGTVGIQGIAWAFGGMIFALVYCTAGISGGHINPAVTFGLLLARKLSVTRAVFYMVMQCLGAICGAGVVKGFQGKNTFTSVGGGANVVAHGYTKGSGLGAEIVGTFVLVYTVFSATDAKRSARDSHVPILAPLPIGFAVFLVHLATIPITGTGINPARSLGAAIIYNKDHAWDDHWIFWVGPFIGAALAAAYHVIIIRAIPFKSRS from the exons ATGGAGGGTAAGGAAGAAGATGTGAAACTTGGAGCTAACAAGTTTTCAGAAAGGCAACCAATTGGAACATCTGCTCAAACAGATAGTAAAGACTACAAAGAACCACCACCAGCACCTTTATTTGAGCCAGGAGAGTTGTCTTCATGGTCTTTTTACAGAGCTGGAATTGCTGAATTTATTGCAACTTTCTTGTTTCTTTATATTTCTGTGTTGACTGTTATGGGTGTAGCCAAATCTCCAACTAAATGTGGTACAGTTGGTATTCAAGGAATTGCTTGGGCTTTTGGTGGTATGATCTTTGCTCTTGTCTACTGTACTGCTGGTATCTCag GAGGACACATTAACCCAGCCGTGACATTCGGTTTACTATTGGCAAGAAAACTATCAGTGACCAGGGCAGTTTTCTACATGGTGATGCAGTGCCTAGGAGCCATCTGTGGTGCTGGTGTGGTCAAAGGGTTCCAGGGGAAGAACACATTCACCTCTGTGGGTGGTGGTGCTAATGTTGTAGCCCATGGTTACACCAAGGGATCAGGTCTTGGCGCCGAAATTGTTGGCACTTTTGTGCTCGTTTACACCGTCTTCTCAGCCACTGATGCCAAAAGAAGTGCTAGAGACTCCCATGTCCCT ATTTTGGCTCCTCTTCCAATCGGATTTGCAGTTTTCTTGGTCCATTTGGCCACCATCCCCATCACCGGAACTGGAATCAACCCTGCAAGAAGTCTTGGAGCCGCGATCATCTACAACAAGGACCATGCTTGGGATGACCAT TGGATCTTCTGGGTTGGTCCATTTATTGGAGCTGCACTTGCCGCTGCGTACCATGTGATAATCATCAGAGCCATTCCCTTCAAGAGCAGATCTTAA
- the LOC139863339 gene encoding myosin-17-like — translation MLYHGLMGKWIQVNGQHLHMHTSKGRTGRFLQTVSKVFSLRDITGNILIAISPFRRLHHLYDTKGGGFGELSPHVFTIADVDVVYRGDD, via the exons ATGCTTTATCATGGATTGATGGGGAAGTGGATCCAGGTTAATGGGCAACATCTTCATATGCATACCTCAAAGGGGAGGACGGGACG ATTCTTACAAACTGTCTCAAAAGTGTTCTCCCTAAG AGATATAACTGGAAATATTCTAATTGCTATAAGTCCATTTCGAAGATTGCATCATCTCTATGATACGAAGGGAGGAGGATTTGGTGAACTCAGTCCCCATGTATTTACTATAGCAGATGTAGATGTTGTTTACAG GGGAGATGATTAA
- the LOC139886490 gene encoding uncharacterized protein, whose protein sequence is MSGVNYNTIDTINAAATAISSSENRTPHSSSVQKRRWGSFWSISSCFGSQKPNNKKKISHAVLVPEPSLSRTEVQGTQNPTQSSSVVLPFIAPPSSPASFLQSAPPSAVQSPGGLLSFTAASSGMYSPSDPSNMFAVGPYANETQLVSPPAFSTYTTEPSTASFTPPPESVHLTTPSSPEVPFARFLGSANQNGQVDRKFSSPHQEFQMYQLYPGSPMGQLISPGSCVTNSGTSSPYGDIPHGGPPFLNNPSGGKLWPPGWKSLQESGATTPDPYRPGSVLDRQNSDVGPLTNFANDDQHTMVNHRVSFEITPEEVVRCVERRLTADMANARDSCSDDMTKGHRSTATFGSGKEFNFGSSTDGAESNWWTSEKVLGKETGSGPIKNWAFFPMIQPGVS, encoded by the exons ATGAGTGGTGTTAATTATAATACAATCGATACGATCAACGCTGCTGCAACGGCGATCTCTTCGTCGGAAAACAGAACACCTCATTCATCTTCAGTTCAG AAACGAAGATGGGGAAGTTTTTGGAGTATTTCTTCATGTTTTGGATCTCAGAAGCCAAATAATAAGAAAAAGATAAGTCATGCTGTTCTTGTTCCCGAACCTAGTTTATCAAGAACCGAGGTTCAGGGAACTCAAAACCCGACTCAATCATCTTCTGTAGTCCTTCCGTTCATTGCTCCTCCGTCATCACCAGCTTCTTTCCTTCAATCGGCACCACCATCTGCCGTCCAGTCACCTGGCGGTTTACTATCATTTACAGCTGCATCATCTGGGATGTATTCACCTAGTGACCCGAGTAATATGTTTGCAGTGGGCCCTTACGCCAATGAAACACAGTTAGTTTCACCACCTGCGTTTTCAACGTACACAACCGAACCATCAACCGCATCATTCACACCTCCTCCAGAATCGGTTCATTTGACTACACCATCATCACCTGAGGTTCCGTTTGCCCGGTTTCTAGGTTCTGCTAACCAAAATGGTCAAGTTGACCGCAAATTTTCATCACCTCACCAAGAATTTCAGATGTATCAGCTTTACCCGGGTAGCCCGATGGGTCAACTCATATCACCTGGGTCGTGTGTCACCAATTCGGGCACGTCTTCTCCATACGGAGATATTCCACATGGTGGGCCCCCGTTCCTCAACAACCCGTCTGGTGGAAAGCTCTGGCCTCCGGGCtggaaatcacttcaagaatcagggGCTACAACCCCCGATCCATACAGGCCCGGTTCAGTTCTTGACCGACAGAACTCAGACGTGGGCCCACTCACCAATTTCGCTAATGATGATCAACACACAATGGTTAATCATAGAGTTTCATTCGAGATCACGCCGGAAGAAGTTGTGAGATGTGTGGAACGAAGACTCACTGCTGACATGGCAAACGCCCGAGATAGTTGCTCTGATGACATGACTAAAGGTCATAGATCAACTGCCACCTTTGGGTCTGGTAAAGAATTCAACTTTGGCAGTAGCACAGATGGAGCAGAGTCTAATTGGTGGACCAGTGAGAAGGTTCTTGGCAAAGAAACTGGGTCTGGGCCCATTAAAAATTGGGCCTTTTTTCCAATGATACAACCAGGTGTCAGCTAA